CCAGCACCGAGGCCGGGCACACCACCAGGAAGCGGTGCGGACCCCCGTCGGCCGCCAGGTGGGCCAGCACCGCCAGCGCCTGGACGGTCTTGCCCAGGCCCATCTCGTCGCCGATCACCACCTTCTTCCGGGCCAGCGCGAACCGGGCGCCGAACGCCTGGTAGCCGCGCAGCGAGACGGTGCAGCCCCGGTCGTCGAAGGGCTGCGCCCGCACCTGCTCGGCCAGGCCGTCCGGCAGGTGGCCCTCGGCCGCGGCCCGGCCGTCGGTGGCGGTCGGGCCGGCCAGCCGGCCCTCCTCGGCCAGCACCGACAGCTCGGCGTAGAACTCGGCGGCCCGGTGCTCGAACTCGACCCAGGTCTCCACCTCCCCCGCGGGCGGGCGCAGCAGGTCCGCGGACGCCTGGGCGAACCGCAGCGCCACCCCGTCCGCCTCCGCCCGCTCCCCCTCCTCCGCCAGCGACTCGACGGCCCGCCGGGCCCGTTCGCGCTTCTCCGTCCCCACCAGCAGCCCGCGCAGCCGGCCCCGCGCGTACTTCGCCTCCGCCAGCGGCCGCTCGTACCGGGCGTCCAGTCCGGCGGCCTCCGCCGCGGCCCGCCGGGCCCCGGCCCGGCCAGCACCAGCCGGTGCAGGGCGGCGACCAGCGCGGTGGCCTCCGCGTCCGGGTGCGCCGGGTCCAGCCGGACGGCGGTGCCCTCCTGCACGGCGGTGGCGATCTGCCCGGCCGCCGCCAGCAGCTGGGCGGCGGTGGGCCCGCCGATCCCCGGGATCCGCAGCAGGTCCTGCCGGGTCGCGCCGTGCACGGCCGCCACCGTGGCGTACCCGGCGCCGCGCAGCGTGCCGACCTGCAGCCGCCCCTCGGTGACGTCCTTCAGCCGCTCGACCGGTATCGCCTCCAGCTCGGCCCGCACCAGCCGCTCGAAGATCCGCCCGTGCGCCTGCGCCACCTCCCCGACCGCCGCCGCGTGGTCCGCCACCAGCGCCCGCGCCGCCGCCCGCTGCCGCCCGGCCACCCCGAGGACCTCCCGGGCCCACCGCACACCCCGTCCCGCCACCCGCGTCTCCTCGCACTCACCCGGCCCGCCCATCCTGGCACCCCCCGCCGTCACCCCGACCGGCCCCCCGGGGACGGGCGCAGGGCGGTGGCGCGGCGGTGCGGGTCCGTCGCCGGTGCCGGGCACGGGCGGGGACGGGCGTCTCCCCGCGGGGCGGTTCAGGCCACGAGCAGGCGCAGGCCGAGCTCCGCCTCGTCGAGCGCGACGAGGTCGCGGTTGCGCTCGGCCCACCGGCCCGAGGCGAGGTCCTCGCGGAGGCCGTTCACCGCCCGCTGCTCGGCCGCCGGCCCGACCCTGGTCCACACCGACACCGCGCGGCGCACCTGCTCGTCCAGGTACGCCTCGGGCCGGCGCCAGTGGGCCTCGAAGAAGCCGTCGGCGCAGTCCCACGGGACGGGCACCGGTTCCGCGCGGCCACCGATCGCGCGGGTCATGTCGGCCAGTGAGGGCCGGTCGGCGAGCAGGCCGGCGAATTCGGGCAGGTAGTCGCGGGTGAGCCAGAACCGCTGGAGCCAGCCGGCCGTACTGGCGTCGTACGTGAACACCACCACCCGGCGGGCCACCCGCCGCATCTCGCGCAGCCCGGCGAGCGGGTCCGGCCAGTGGTGCACGGTGCTGACCGCCATCGCGGCGTCGAAGGACCGGTCCGCGAACGGCAGGCGCCCCGCGTCGGCGGCCACGCACGGCGCCGCGCCCGCGGGACGCTGCGCCCGCATGACCGCCGACGGTTCCACCGCCGTGACGTCGCGGTCCGGGGGTTCGTAGGAGCCGGTGCCGGCCCCGACGTTCAGGACCGTCCGGGCGTCCCCGAGCGCGTCCCAGATCCTCGCGGCGATCCGCGGCTCGGTCCGCCGCGTCGCCGGGTAGGCGGACCCGATGACTTCGTACAACTGCGCGCCGAACACTTTCAGTTGCTCCTCCGGTGTCGTCCTGATCCCCAAGGCCCGCGCCTCCAGTTCCCGGTCGATGGCCGTCACCATGGCGGCCGTGCGGTCGCGCTGCTCCACCAGCAGGCCGCGCAGCCGGCGCAGGTGCGCGACCGCGTCGGCGGTCGGGTCGTCGACCAGGTCCGCGATCTCGCCCAGCCCGAAGCCCAGCCGCCGGTAGGCGAGCACCTCCCGCAGCCGCTCCACGTCGTCCGCCGAGTACGCCCGGTACCCGGCCGCGGTCCGCGCGGACGCCGGCACCAGGCCGATCTCGTCGTAGTGATGCAGGGTGCGGACGCTCACCGCGGCCAGCTCGGCCACGCGTCCCACGGTCAGGTGTTCTTCCACGCCACCGACGATGCGGCATCACGCCACGTGAGGGTCAAGCGCTTTCGCTCCCGGCGCCGCGGACGGCCGGCCCCGGTCCGACCCCGGGCGCCGCGGCCGGGGTGCGGGCCGGACGGGGCAGCAGGAGGGGGGTGGGGAGGACGAGCAGGCCGATGACGGCGAGGGCGGTGCGGGGCGTGGTGGCGTGGGCGAGCAGGCCGGCGAGGGCGGTGAGGCCCGCGATGGCGGCCTGCTGGCCGATCGACCAGGCGGTCAGGGTGCGGGCGAGCAGGTGGGTGGGGGTGCGTTCGAGGCGGTGGGTGGCGAGGACGGGGGTGTAGAGGCTCATGTTCACCACGATGGCGAGTTCGACGGCGATCACGGTGAGCAGGCCGGGGAGGCCGGGCCGGACGAGGACCAGGCCGATCAGCCAGACGGCGCGCAGGGTGCCGACGGTCCGGAAGACCGCGGGGCGGCCGTAGCGGGCCACCACCCGGGGCGCCAGCCGGGAGCCGAGCAGGCCGCCGAGGCAGGGGGCGGCGAAGGCGAGGGCGTACTGCCAAGGGGGGAAGGCGAGTTGGCGCAGCAGGAGGACGGCGAGCAGGGGTTCGGTGGCCATGATCAGGCCGGAGACCAGCAGGTTGTTGAGGTACAGCGCCCGCAGTTCGGGATCGCCCAGCAGGTGCCGCCAGCCGTCGAGCAGCCCGGCCGTCCGGCCGCGGCCGGGCGGGGCGGCCGGGGGCGGCGCCTCGCGGCCGCCGATCGCGGCGAGGCCGAGCGCGGAGAGCAGGTAGCTGACCGCGTCGGCCAGCACGGTCGCCACCGGCCCGAACAGCCCGATCGCCGCCCCGCCGAGCGGCGGCCCGACCGCGATCGAGCTCCAGTTGGTGGACTCCAGCCGGGAGTTGGCCACCAGCAGGTCCTCCGGCCGGACCAGCGCCTTGAGGTGGGCGCCACTGGCCGCGTTGAACGCGATCCTGGCGGCGGCGACCAGCACCGAGACCAGCAGCAGTTGGACGAACCCGAGCAGGCCGAACGCGTAGGCCGCCGGGACGCTGGCCATCGCCGCGCACCGGACCAGGTCCGCCGCCACCATCACCGGCCGCTTGCGCCGGAACTCCACCCGGGGCGCCAACGGCACCGCGACCAGCGCCCCCACCGCCGGCCCCACCGCCGACAGCACCGACACCTCGGCGGGCCCCGCGTGCAGCACCAGCACCGCGATCAGCGGCAGCGCCCCGAACCCCAGCCCGGACCCGTACGCACTGACCGCGTACGACGCCCACAGCCAGCCGAACTGCCGTCCCAGCGCTCTCCTGCCCACCCGGCCGCTCCCCGTCGCACAAAACTCCGTTGACCGGGGAGAGCCAAGCAAGCGGGGCAACCACAGGTCAAACAACCGGCGGGCGCCTTCGCCACAACCACCCGTTGTGGGCCGGGGCCGGTCAGGGCAGTTCGAGGACGTCGGCGAGGCCGGCCTCGGTGAAGGCGGCGAGGAGGGGTTCGCGGCCTTCGGTGAAGTGGGCCCAGCTGTCGTAGTGGACGGGGACGACGCGGCGGGCGCCGAGGATGCGGGCGGCCCGGGCGGCGCGGGTGCTGTCGAGGGTGAG
Above is a genomic segment from Kitasatospora cineracea containing:
- a CDS encoding MerR family transcriptional regulator — its product is MEEHLTVGRVAELAAVSVRTLHHYDEIGLVPASARTAAGYRAYSADDVERLREVLAYRRLGFGLGEIADLVDDPTADAVAHLRRLRGLLVEQRDRTAAMVTAIDRELEARALGIRTTPEEQLKVFGAQLYEVIGSAYPATRRTEPRIAARIWDALGDARTVLNVGAGTGSYEPPDRDVTAVEPSAVMRAQRPAGAAPCVAADAGRLPFADRSFDAAMAVSTVHHWPDPLAGLREMRRVARRVVVFTYDASTAGWLQRFWLTRDYLPEFAGLLADRPSLADMTRAIGGRAEPVPVPWDCADGFFEAHWRRPEAYLDEQVRRAVSVWTRVGPAAEQRAVNGLREDLASGRWAERNRDLVALDEAELGLRLLVA
- a CDS encoding MFS transporter, with the translated sequence MGRRALGRQFGWLWASYAVSAYGSGLGFGALPLIAVLVLHAGPAEVSVLSAVGPAVGALVAVPLAPRVEFRRKRPVMVAADLVRCAAMASVPAAYAFGLLGFVQLLLVSVLVAAARIAFNAASGAHLKALVRPEDLLVANSRLESTNWSSIAVGPPLGGAAIGLFGPVATVLADAVSYLLSALGLAAIGGREAPPPAAPPGRGRTAGLLDGWRHLLGDPELRALYLNNLLVSGLIMATEPLLAVLLLRQLAFPPWQYALAFAAPCLGGLLGSRLAPRVVARYGRPAVFRTVGTLRAVWLIGLVLVRPGLPGLLTVIAVELAIVVNMSLYTPVLATHRLERTPTHLLARTLTAWSIGQQAAIAGLTALAGLLAHATTPRTALAVIGLLVLPTPLLLPRPARTPAAAPGVGPGPAVRGAGSESA